GGTCGCGGCAGCGTTAAAAGAATTTTAGCCAAAATAGATACTTATAGTGTTCAGAGACCTActagaaaaaagtttaaaagaaataGGGTAATCGTGTCTGGTATCGATGCGCAATGGGACGGTGACCTCGCATCCATGGAAAATGTATCgaaatacaataaatacaaatttttactGATACTGATAGATATATTTTCCAGGTATCTAATAGTCAGACCGTTAAAGGATAAAAAAAGCACTACAGTTGCAACGgcattaaaatctatttttaatcaAAGTAACAGAAGACCATCAACTATTCGTTTCGATCAGGGAGGAGAGTTCAAAGCGAgtgtaaaacaatatttgaagaaaacagGGATTCATGTTTTTTACACCCATAACTCTCAGATAAAGAGTAACTATGCGGAAAGAGTTATCAGAACGTTAAAAAATCGTATATATTCCTATTTCATGGAAAACCAAACGTACAAATATATAGATGTACTTCAGGATCTGGTAACTAGTTATAATAATACTCCACATCAGTCGTTAGGAGGTGCAACACCAACTTCGGTgacgaaaaaaaatgaggatGAAATTCGGTACGTCCAATACCTAGCaaggcaaaaaaataaaaaaccaaagaaAACGACAGAgcaaaaaaaccaaaaaccaataaaaatgacaaaatccaaGAAGAAGAAACGACCTTTCTATAAATTTAATTTGGGTGATCACGTCAGAGTTTCTCAACTAAAAAGAGTATTCGAGAAAGGATATCAGGAAAATTGGACATTGGAATATTTTACGatttcaaaaagatttaaaagagaTAATCTTgacatttatgttttatttgatgcCTTAGGTGATAGAATTGAAGGAACATTTTACCGAAATGAACTtcagaaaatagaaaaatctGATAATgaactatataaaattgaaaaaattaccaAGAAAAGAAAGATAGCGGGGAAGGACCAAGTTTTAGTTAAATGGTTGGGATGGCCTTCTAAATTTAACTCGTGGGTATCCAAGGATGAAgtaaaagaattcaaatagacAGTTTCATTCGTTATTCGGTCATTGTGTATTCAAGATGAGTCTGAGAATTGTTGTCTCTTCAGCAGACGGGATTGACTTATTTTCCGATAATCAAACTTTTAATTTCAGAGTCAAATTGAATAGAACAATACAGTTAGATGGATATTGGGTTGTGGCACTAACGGAGTTTACTTCTACCGAACAAGTTGACTTAcacaaatcattatttattttttcggaTATGTGTCAACAAAGTTTTATAGGAAACAACGAGCAACCATTACTTAGAAGAGTACAA
The genomic region above belongs to Mytilus trossulus isolate FHL-02 chromosome 7, PNRI_Mtr1.1.1.hap1, whole genome shotgun sequence and contains:
- the LOC134726354 gene encoding uncharacterized protein LOC134726354 produces the protein MSKKQKEDYIRKIWTDPSHPAAFAGPDKLYKIIQKDGKFDIGRGSVKRILAKIDTYSVQRPTRKKFKRNRVIVSGIDAQWDGDLASMENVSKYNKYKFLLILIDIFSRYLIVRPLKDKKSTTVATALKSIFNQSNRRPSTIRFDQGGEFKASVKQYLKKTGIHVFYTHNSQIKSNYAERVIRTLKNRIYSYFMENQTYKYIDVLQDLVTSYNNTPHQSLGGATPTSVTKKNEDEIRYVQYLARQKNKKPKKTTEQKNQKPIKMTKSKKKKRPFYKFNLGDHVRVSQLKRVFEKGYQENWTLEYFTISKRFKRDNLDIYVLFDALGDRIEGTFYRNELQKIEKSDNELYKIEKITKKRKIAGKDQVLVKWLGWPSKFNSWVSKDEVKEFK